A region of Arabidopsis thaliana chromosome 5, partial sequence DNA encodes the following proteins:
- a CDS encoding AP2/B3-like transcriptional factor family protein, whose protein sequence is MAMAYEEARKLRLQENHKRFQVTLHRYRVSSSPPSLIRLSILIIESQDLGISQISKTLTQITKKTPQRNHKPIDKALLATAEPRRSSRVRTVISSYRDDVVVDTGRTSNLRRSRHSSTWATYISRPLHECKFASYEEKVGAFKAAEKFQRSLKSPHPYFVKSMVRSHVYSCFWLGLPSRFCADNFPEETMEIELEDEEGEVYEAVYIGRRAGLSGGWKRFALDHKLDDGDALLFELVEPKKFKIYVFKGNENANLTSARKRGRATTPSEEEEEEEDKDVEESGDEEHSSRATKRSSVRLLRKRKA, encoded by the exons ATGGCCATGGCCTATGAGGAAGCTCGCAAGCTCCGTCTTCAAGAGAATCACAAGCGATTTCAAGTTACCCTTCATCGTTACcgcgtttcttcttctcctccttctctgATTCGTTTATcaattttgattattgaatCTCAGGATTTAGGAATTTCCCAGATTTCTAAGACTCTGACTCAGATTACAAAGAAAACGCCTCAG CGTAATCACAAACCCATCGATAAAGCCCTCTTAGCTACTGCTGAACCAAGACGCTCTTCCCGTGTTCGTACCGTAATTTCTTCCTATCGCGATGAT GTCGTCGTAGACACTGGTCGTACTTCGAATCTGAGGAGATCGCGACATAGCTCTACATGGGCGAC CTACATTTCTCGACCTCTCCATGAGTGCAAGTTTGCATCTTATGAAGAAAAGGTTGGAGCATTCAAGGCTGCAGAGAAGTTCCAGAGGAGCCTTAAATCTCCACATCCTTACTTTGTGAAATCTATGGTTCGCTCCCATGTTTACAGTTGCTTTTGGCTG GGGCTTCCTTCAAGATTCTGTGCAGACAATTTTCCTGAGGAAACTATGGAAATAGAACTAGAGGATGAAGAAGGCGAAGTGTATGAAGCAGTGTACATTGGTAGAAGAGCTGGACTCAGTGGTGGTTGGAAAAGGTTTGCTCTTGATCATAAATTGGATGATGGTGATGCTCTACTCTTTGAATTGGTTGAACCAAAGAAGTTCAAG ATCTATGTGTTTAAAGGAAATGAGAACGCTAATCTTACAAGCGCCAGAAAGAGAGGCAGAGCAACGACgccaagtgaagaagaagaagaagaagaagataaggatgttgaagaatcAGGTGATGAGGAACACAGCTCAAGAGCCACTAAGAGATCATCCGTAAGGTTACTAAGGAAGAGGAAAGCATAA
- a CDS encoding AP2/B3-like transcriptional factor family protein (AP2/B3-like transcriptional factor family protein; FUNCTIONS IN: DNA binding, sequence-specific DNA binding transcription factor activity; INVOLVED IN: regulation of transcription, DNA-dependent; EXPRESSED IN: 14 plant structures; EXPRESSED DURING: 6 growth stages; CONTAINS InterPro DOMAIN/s: Transcriptional factor B3 (InterPro:IPR003340); BEST Arabidopsis thaliana protein match is: AP2/B3-like transcriptional factor family protein (TAIR:AT3G19184.1); Has 1807 Blast hits to 1807 proteins in 277 species: Archae - 0; Bacteria - 0; Metazoa - 736; Fungi - 347; Plants - 385; Viruses - 0; Other Eukaryotes - 339 (source: NCBI BLink).), whose amino-acid sequence MAMAYEEARKLRLQENHKRFQSNFVALPQFQLLQQRNHKPIDKALLATAEPRRSSRVRTVISSYRDDVVVDTGRTSNLRRSRHSSTWATYISRPLHECKFASYEEKVGAFKAAEKFQRSLKSPHPYFVKSMVRSHVYSCFWLGLPSRFCADNFPEETMEIELEDEEGEVYEAVYIGRRAGLSGGWKRFALDHKLDDGDALLFELVEPKKFKIYVFKGNENANLTSARKRGRATTPSEEEEEEEDKDVEESGDEEHSSRATKRSSVRLLRKRKA is encoded by the exons ATGGCCATGGCCTATGAGGAAGCTCGCAAGCTCCGTCTTCAAGAGAATCACAAGCGATTTCAA TCCAATTTTGTAGCTTTACCACAATTTCAGCTTCTTCAGCAGCGTAATCACAAACCCATCGATAAAGCCCTCTTAGCTACTGCTGAACCAAGACGCTCTTCCCGTGTTCGTACCGTAATTTCTTCCTATCGCGATGAT GTCGTCGTAGACACTGGTCGTACTTCGAATCTGAGGAGATCGCGACATAGCTCTACATGGGCGAC CTACATTTCTCGACCTCTCCATGAGTGCAAGTTTGCATCTTATGAAGAAAAGGTTGGAGCATTCAAGGCTGCAGAGAAGTTCCAGAGGAGCCTTAAATCTCCACATCCTTACTTTGTGAAATCTATGGTTCGCTCCCATGTTTACAGTTGCTTTTGGCTG GGGCTTCCTTCAAGATTCTGTGCAGACAATTTTCCTGAGGAAACTATGGAAATAGAACTAGAGGATGAAGAAGGCGAAGTGTATGAAGCAGTGTACATTGGTAGAAGAGCTGGACTCAGTGGTGGTTGGAAAAGGTTTGCTCTTGATCATAAATTGGATGATGGTGATGCTCTACTCTTTGAATTGGTTGAACCAAAGAAGTTCAAG ATCTATGTGTTTAAAGGAAATGAGAACGCTAATCTTACAAGCGCCAGAAAGAGAGGCAGAGCAACGACgccaagtgaagaagaagaagaagaagaagataaggatgttgaagaatcAGGTGATGAGGAACACAGCTCAAGAGCCACTAAGAGATCATCCGTAAGGTTACTAAGGAAGAGGAAAGCATAA
- a CDS encoding AP2/B3-like transcriptional factor family protein → MAMAYEEARKLRLQENHKRFQVTLHRYRVSSSPPSLIRLSILIIESQDLGISQISKTLTQITKKTPQQRNHKPIDKALLATAEPRRSSRVRTVISSYRDDVVVDTGRTSNLRRSRHSSTWATYISRPLHECKFASYEEKVGAFKAAEKFQRSLKSPHPYFVKSMVRSHVYSCFWLGLPSRFCADNFPEETMEIELEDEEGEVYEAVYIGRRAGLSGGWKRFALDHKLDDGDALLFELVEPKKFKIYVFKGNENANLTSARKRGRATTPSEEEEEEEDKDVEESGDEEHSSRATKRSSVRLLRKRKA, encoded by the exons ATGGCCATGGCCTATGAGGAAGCTCGCAAGCTCCGTCTTCAAGAGAATCACAAGCGATTTCAAGTTACCCTTCATCGTTACcgcgtttcttcttctcctccttctctgATTCGTTTATcaattttgattattgaatCTCAGGATTTAGGAATTTCCCAGATTTCTAAGACTCTGACTCAGATTACAAAGAAAACGCCTCAG CAGCGTAATCACAAACCCATCGATAAAGCCCTCTTAGCTACTGCTGAACCAAGACGCTCTTCCCGTGTTCGTACCGTAATTTCTTCCTATCGCGATGAT GTCGTCGTAGACACTGGTCGTACTTCGAATCTGAGGAGATCGCGACATAGCTCTACATGGGCGAC CTACATTTCTCGACCTCTCCATGAGTGCAAGTTTGCATCTTATGAAGAAAAGGTTGGAGCATTCAAGGCTGCAGAGAAGTTCCAGAGGAGCCTTAAATCTCCACATCCTTACTTTGTGAAATCTATGGTTCGCTCCCATGTTTACAGTTGCTTTTGGCTG GGGCTTCCTTCAAGATTCTGTGCAGACAATTTTCCTGAGGAAACTATGGAAATAGAACTAGAGGATGAAGAAGGCGAAGTGTATGAAGCAGTGTACATTGGTAGAAGAGCTGGACTCAGTGGTGGTTGGAAAAGGTTTGCTCTTGATCATAAATTGGATGATGGTGATGCTCTACTCTTTGAATTGGTTGAACCAAAGAAGTTCAAG ATCTATGTGTTTAAAGGAAATGAGAACGCTAATCTTACAAGCGCCAGAAAGAGAGGCAGAGCAACGACgccaagtgaagaagaagaagaagaagaagataaggatgttgaagaatcAGGTGATGAGGAACACAGCTCAAGAGCCACTAAGAGATCATCCGTAAGGTTACTAAGGAAGAGGAAAGCATAA